The Pedobacter roseus genome contains a region encoding:
- a CDS encoding Gfo/Idh/MocA family protein has product MEDKANSNTENSRRNFIKTTALAAAGFMIVPRHVLGGQGFLAPSDRLQLAGIGAGGKGEGDIASIVRGGKTDVAFLCDVDDRRAANSLKNFPKAKYYKDYRELLDKEGKNIDAVTVSTPDHTHAQIAMAAMQLGKHVYVQKPLTHDIYEARMLTEAANRYKVVTQMGNQGASGDGVRRLQEWYDAGRIGKVHTVYCWTNRPVWPQGISWPTAKEAVPKELDWDLWLGSAPYKDYINKLVPFNWRGWWDYGTGAIGDMGCHLVEPPFRVLALDTPISVECSVGSVYVDEFKRAYLPESCPPSSHVIMTFAKTPKTRHEVQVHWMDGGIKPERPEELGANESFGDNGVLFIGTKGKMICETYGKNPRLLPLSRNESDKTKITIPRIVNQEEGHYTQFAEAAIAGYGKMQLSSPFEIAGPLTETLLIANLAIRGTDVQRRDAAGKISYPGRDIKMLWDKVNMKVTNFDEVNQFVKREYRKGWTLGV; this is encoded by the coding sequence ATGGAAGATAAGGCAAATTCGAATACTGAAAATTCGAGACGGAACTTTATTAAAACAACCGCTCTTGCTGCAGCGGGATTTATGATTGTACCCCGCCATGTGTTGGGTGGGCAAGGTTTTCTGGCGCCGAGCGATCGCCTGCAACTGGCAGGTATTGGTGCAGGTGGGAAAGGAGAGGGTGATATTGCCAGTATTGTTAGGGGTGGGAAAACAGATGTAGCTTTTTTATGCGATGTGGATGATAGAAGAGCTGCAAATTCACTGAAAAATTTCCCCAAGGCAAAATATTATAAAGATTACCGCGAGTTGTTGGATAAGGAAGGCAAAAATATTGACGCCGTAACCGTATCCACACCTGATCATACCCACGCACAGATTGCCATGGCTGCCATGCAGTTGGGTAAACACGTGTACGTACAGAAACCATTAACGCACGATATTTATGAAGCCAGGATGTTAACCGAAGCTGCAAACCGTTATAAAGTGGTTACGCAGATGGGTAATCAGGGTGCATCGGGTGATGGAGTAAGGCGACTGCAGGAATGGTATGATGCTGGCCGGATCGGTAAAGTACATACGGTTTACTGCTGGACTAACCGACCAGTATGGCCGCAGGGAATCTCCTGGCCGACAGCAAAAGAAGCCGTGCCAAAAGAACTCGATTGGGATCTTTGGTTAGGCAGTGCTCCGTATAAAGATTACATCAATAAACTTGTTCCCTTCAATTGGCGTGGCTGGTGGGATTACGGTACGGGTGCCATTGGCGATATGGGCTGCCATTTGGTAGAACCACCATTCAGGGTATTGGCACTCGATACGCCGATCAGCGTTGAATGCAGCGTGGGTAGTGTGTATGTTGATGAATTTAAACGCGCTTATTTGCCGGAGAGCTGTCCGCCATCAAGCCATGTGATTATGACTTTTGCCAAAACCCCTAAAACCAGACACGAAGTACAGGTACATTGGATGGATGGGGGAATCAAACCCGAACGTCCGGAAGAATTAGGCGCAAACGAAAGCTTTGGCGACAATGGGGTATTGTTTATCGGTACAAAAGGAAAAATGATCTGCGAAACTTATGGTAAAAATCCAAGGCTGTTGCCCTTGTCCCGCAACGAATCGGATAAAACAAAAATCACCATTCCACGTATAGTTAATCAGGAAGAAGGTCATTATACCCAGTTTGCCGAAGCCGCAATTGCGGGATACGGAAAAATGCAGCTCAGCTCACCTTTTGAAATTGCCGGGCCACTTACCGAAACTTTATTAATTGCCAATTTAGCCATCCGTGGAACTGACGTTCAGCGCAGAGATGCAGCAGGCAAAATCAGTTATCCGGGCAGGGACATCAAAATGTTATGGGATAAGGTAAATATGAAAGTGACCAATTTTGACGAAGTAAACCAGTTTGTGAAACGCGAATACCGAAAAGGCTGGACTTTAGGTGTTTAA
- a CDS encoding Gfo/Idh/MocA family protein codes for MTENKNLRVLVVGCGNMGASHATAYHTLPGFEICGLVSTGKSKEILNQKLGGQYDLYTDFYEALAITKPDAVCISTYPDTHEAYAIKSFESGCHVFIEKPLADTVEGAIKVAEAAKKANKKLLVGYILRYHPSWEKFTELAQEMGKPLVMRMNLNQQSHGPKWTVHRNLMKSLSPIVDCAVHYIDIMCQMTRSKPVQVSAIGARLTDDIPDWNYNYGQLQIRFEDGSVGWYEAGWGPMVSDNAFFIKDVFGPKGSVSIMAKKAGAAGNSDNIDAHTKTESIKVHHAGLNAQDEFSKTDEWIDLTDEPDHQELCNREQRYFLKAITEDLDLADATQDAVNSLRIAFACDESVKTGEMIRLG; via the coding sequence ATGACAGAAAATAAGAATTTAAGGGTTTTAGTGGTGGGCTGTGGCAATATGGGAGCTTCCCATGCCACAGCTTATCATACTTTGCCTGGTTTTGAAATATGCGGATTAGTCTCAACCGGAAAAAGTAAGGAAATCCTCAATCAAAAATTAGGTGGCCAATATGATCTGTACACCGATTTTTACGAAGCCTTAGCGATTACCAAACCTGATGCCGTTTGCATTTCTACTTATCCTGATACGCATGAGGCTTATGCCATTAAATCTTTCGAAAGCGGTTGTCATGTATTTATTGAAAAGCCATTGGCCGATACCGTAGAAGGTGCAATAAAAGTAGCCGAAGCGGCTAAAAAGGCCAATAAAAAATTATTGGTGGGTTATATTCTTCGTTATCACCCTTCATGGGAGAAATTTACCGAGCTGGCGCAGGAAATGGGAAAACCATTGGTGATGCGAATGAACCTGAACCAACAAAGCCATGGACCAAAGTGGACCGTACACCGCAACCTGATGAAAAGTTTAAGTCCTATCGTAGATTGCGCCGTACATTACATTGATATCATGTGTCAGATGACACGATCAAAACCTGTGCAGGTGAGTGCCATTGGCGCAAGGCTTACCGACGATATTCCAGATTGGAACTATAATTACGGTCAGTTGCAGATCCGTTTCGAAGATGGTTCTGTTGGATGGTACGAAGCAGGCTGGGGGCCTATGGTAAGCGATAACGCCTTTTTTATTAAAGATGTTTTTGGTCCGAAAGGTTCCGTATCCATCATGGCCAAAAAAGCCGGCGCCGCCGGAAACTCCGATAATATTGATGCGCATACCAAAACCGAATCCATTAAAGTGCACCATGCCGGTTTAAACGCACAGGATGAATTTAGCAAAACCGATGAATGGATCGACCTGACCGACGAACCTGATCACCAGGAACTTTGCAACCGCGAACAACGGTATTTCTTAAAAGCGATAACAGAAGATCTTGATTTAGCCGATGCCACACAGGATGCTGTAAATAGTTTGAGAATCGCTTTTGCCTGCGATGAATCAGTCAAAACAGGTGAAATGATCCGATTAGGTTAA
- a CDS encoding helix-turn-helix transcriptional regulator → MNDNDTKRLSRLTAILTQLQTKRLLTAPELARKFSVSVRTIYRDIKALEQAGVPVFTEEGKGYRLMEGYKIPPVMFTESQANALIIAEQLVLKNKDTSFIKDYLEAIDKIKAVLGHQVKDNVNLLSERTRFTQNFNNERNSNNLSDLQFALTNFYVTKIEYTNEANQTSNRLIEPFALLSTQENWLLVAWCRLRTEFRFFRLDRIKKLEMLTEKFAPHKMTLQEYFDKNH, encoded by the coding sequence ATGAACGATAACGATACCAAAAGACTTTCGCGCCTCACCGCAATTTTAACTCAATTGCAAACCAAACGTCTTTTAACGGCTCCGGAACTCGCGCGAAAATTTTCGGTAAGTGTACGAACCATTTACCGCGACATTAAAGCTTTAGAACAGGCAGGTGTTCCGGTTTTTACAGAAGAAGGAAAAGGGTATAGGTTAATGGAAGGTTACAAAATTCCTCCCGTAATGTTTACCGAAAGCCAGGCCAATGCTTTAATAATTGCCGAACAATTGGTGCTGAAAAACAAGGATACTTCTTTTATTAAAGATTATTTAGAAGCCATCGACAAGATCAAAGCGGTATTGGGACATCAGGTAAAAGACAATGTAAATCTTCTCTCCGAACGCACGCGTTTTACCCAAAACTTTAACAACGAGAGAAACAGTAATAACCTGTCTGATCTGCAATTTGCCCTCACTAATTTTTATGTTACCAAGATCGAATATACCAATGAAGCAAACCAGACAAGCAACCGCTTAATTGAACCTTTTGCACTGTTAAGTACTCAGGAAAACTGGTTATTAGTAGCCTGGTGCCGTTTAAGAACCGAATTTCGCTTCTTCCGCTTAGATCGGATCAAAAAACTCGAAATGCTTACTGAGAAATTTGCTCCGCACAAAATGACCCTGCAAGAATATTTCGATAAAAATCATTAA
- a CDS encoding DUF1569 domain-containing protein: MHNLFNPSDTAAILARIEKLTPAAQKQWGKMNVSQMLAHCNASLETAMGLHNPDRLGFLGRFFGKLMKQKFFSEMPFPKNSATDKSYIIKGNPDFEDEKAKVIKQIKAFFEGGPAKCTTHPQAFFGPLTPEEWALMQWKHFDHHLRQFGF, from the coding sequence ATGCACAATTTATTTAATCCTTCCGATACTGCCGCCATTTTAGCACGAATTGAAAAACTAACGCCAGCTGCCCAAAAGCAATGGGGCAAAATGAACGTTAGCCAGATGCTCGCACATTGCAATGCATCGCTCGAAACGGCTATGGGATTGCACAATCCAGATAGATTGGGTTTTTTAGGACGTTTTTTTGGTAAATTAATGAAACAAAAATTTTTTAGCGAAATGCCGTTTCCTAAAAACAGTGCCACGGATAAAAGTTACATCATTAAAGGTAATCCCGATTTCGAAGATGAAAAAGCAAAAGTAATCAAACAGATCAAAGCCTTTTTTGAAGGTGGCCCGGCTAAATGCACCACACATCCACAAGCCTTTTTTGGGCCATTAACACCCGAAGAATGGGCATTGATGCAGTGGAAACATTTCGATCATCATTTAAGACAGTTCGGATTTTAA
- a CDS encoding YdeI/OmpD-associated family protein, which translates to MKKEEKEIESFCPASQEEWRAWLAENHSSKQSVWLVYHKIKSGVPSISWNQAVDEALCFGWIDSTARSIDDKTFMQFFCRRKPNSVWSKINKAKVERLIKEGLMTTAGFDSIEKAKQNGSWIILDKVEELKIPKDLTAAFKVHRGSRPFFLSLSKSVQKSILQWLVLAKKPETRQKRINEIATLAGQKLKPVQFR; encoded by the coding sequence ATGAAAAAGGAAGAAAAAGAAATCGAAAGCTTTTGTCCGGCAAGCCAGGAGGAATGGAGAGCATGGTTGGCTGAAAACCATAGCTCAAAACAGTCCGTTTGGCTTGTTTACCATAAAATAAAATCTGGTGTACCATCAATTTCATGGAACCAGGCTGTAGACGAAGCGCTGTGTTTTGGCTGGATTGACAGTACCGCAAGATCGATAGATGATAAAACCTTTATGCAGTTTTTCTGCAGGCGTAAACCAAACAGTGTATGGTCTAAAATTAACAAGGCAAAAGTGGAGCGTTTGATCAAAGAAGGCTTAATGACAACCGCTGGTTTTGACAGCATCGAAAAAGCAAAACAGAATGGCTCATGGATCATCCTCGATAAAGTGGAAGAATTGAAAATCCCGAAAGATTTAACTGCTGCATTTAAAGTTCATCGCGGATCGAGACCCTTTTTTTTGAGTTTAAGCAAATCTGTTCAAAAAAGCATATTGCAATGGCTTGTACTGGCTAAAAAGCCTGAAACCAGACAGAAAAGAATAAACGAAATAGCTACTTTGGCGGGCCAGAAACTTAAACCAGTACAATTTAGGTAG
- a CDS encoding SDR family oxidoreductase, with translation MKTVLITGANKSIGFETAKQLLQQGYYVYLGCRDINKGELAVNQLKSEGLNEVEPIEIDVNNAGSIKAAAELLAQKTKTLDVLINNAGIAGTMQAALETDINVFKEVFETNFFGVIEVTQAFIDLLKQSTEPRIVNVTSGLGSLALHNDPTWKYYGVKPAAYVSSKAALNAYTIVLAHHLRDTSFKVNAVDPGYTATDFNHQSGPGTVPDAAARVVKAATLGADGPTGQFFSDDNAPETGISPW, from the coding sequence ATGAAAACAGTACTCATTACAGGAGCAAATAAAAGTATTGGTTTTGAAACAGCCAAACAGTTATTACAGCAAGGATATTATGTATATCTGGGATGTAGAGATATTAATAAGGGAGAACTGGCGGTTAATCAGCTAAAATCAGAAGGATTAAATGAGGTAGAACCCATTGAAATTGACGTTAACAATGCCGGATCAATTAAAGCCGCAGCCGAACTACTTGCTCAAAAAACCAAAACACTTGATGTATTGATTAATAATGCAGGTATTGCCGGTACCATGCAAGCGGCATTAGAAACCGATATTAATGTATTTAAAGAAGTGTTTGAAACCAATTTTTTTGGTGTAATAGAAGTTACACAGGCATTTATCGATTTATTGAAGCAATCGACAGAACCCAGGATTGTTAACGTTACATCGGGTTTAGGATCGCTTGCATTGCATAACGACCCAACCTGGAAATATTATGGGGTAAAACCTGCAGCTTATGTTTCATCAAAGGCTGCGCTTAATGCCTATACCATTGTACTGGCACATCACTTAAGAGATACTTCTTTTAAAGTTAATGCTGTTGATCCGGGTTATACGGCAACCGATTTTAATCACCAATCAGGCCCGGGTACCGTACCTGATGCCGCAGCAAGGGTGGTAAAAGCGGCTACATTGGGTGCAGATGGGCCAACCGGACAGTTTTTCAGCGATGATAATGCCCCTGAAACGGGAATTAGTCCATGGTAA
- a CDS encoding helix-turn-helix domain-containing protein encodes MQTLNHNQQLPIYRLEPDEIAGNKNFRLYQFEGTLPNQSELLIPHRKNHYLIVLIRKADSRQWIDMTPYKLKNNTVYFSGPNHIIVKEGFKQLWSTGIAFTKEFLSFQENASLSKLPLIQNPHDGHELALSVADLDFVEDMLAKINVEYQHQSEWQQRMLTAYLTLLLTYLSRLYTEQFKDNDRSAEKLLLKDFLSKINESYRKLREVGDYASLLNISPGHLSEVVKIQSGKPAIKHIHERLILEAQRLLFHTDHALKEIAFDLGFSDTSYFNRFFKRETGLTPSAYRASIRKMYH; translated from the coding sequence ATGCAGACACTTAACCACAATCAACAATTACCCATTTACAGACTAGAACCTGATGAAATTGCGGGTAATAAAAACTTCAGGCTTTATCAATTTGAAGGAACTTTACCAAACCAATCGGAACTACTTATTCCCCACAGGAAAAATCATTACCTGATTGTTTTGATTAGAAAAGCAGATAGCCGCCAGTGGATCGATATGACGCCCTATAAGCTTAAAAATAATACCGTTTATTTTTCCGGACCGAATCACATCATTGTTAAAGAAGGTTTTAAGCAGTTATGGAGTACCGGTATTGCCTTTACCAAAGAGTTTCTGTCGTTTCAGGAAAACGCTTCATTAAGTAAACTTCCACTAATCCAAAACCCACACGACGGGCATGAACTGGCCCTTAGCGTAGCTGACCTTGATTTTGTTGAGGATATGCTCGCAAAAATAAATGTAGAATACCAGCACCAAAGTGAGTGGCAGCAACGCATGCTTACGGCCTACCTCACCCTACTCCTCACCTACCTGAGCAGGCTATATACTGAGCAGTTTAAAGATAACGACCGCTCTGCAGAGAAACTGTTGTTAAAAGATTTCCTGTCGAAGATTAATGAATCCTACCGGAAACTGCGCGAAGTGGGCGATTATGCTTCTTTATTGAATATTTCTCCCGGACATTTAAGCGAAGTAGTGAAAATACAGAGTGGCAAACCTGCCATTAAACATATTCACGAGCGCCTGATACTCGAGGCACAGCGTTTGCTCTTTCATACCGATCATGCGTTGAAAGAAATTGCATTTGATCTTGGTTTTTCTGATACTTCTTATTTTAACCGCTTTTTTAAACGCGAAACTGGCCTGACACCTTCAGCATACCGTGCCAGCATCCGCAAAATGTACCATTAA
- a CDS encoding class II glutamine amidotransferase domain-containing protein encodes MKNLLSIIIPVLEGMEESPLKHQLLAYFPQQAEHFTTIEESFVKLTAIPHDRDHLKPFFHSWSQTNNSAVTVAGLSNRMTMLIHKNIPVPDEAQLFRSVASLNRIVDEDLAVVGKVLHSDLFYTMATNTCGDDGWLLRQYLDPSARAFKYWKDQNSLRNKDLLIGLLTTLVHEIYTHGEVEFILPKFTRWLEDDFGFDKDTLKHTLAWITVHCGPTEKNHFFYAVNAINYYVKAMDVNLADYDLSEIVADYLSKKAAVMETISASLEPVLADEIA; translated from the coding sequence GTGAAAAATTTATTGTCAATCATCATTCCCGTGCTCGAAGGAATGGAAGAATCTCCATTAAAGCACCAACTTTTGGCCTATTTCCCTCAACAGGCTGAACATTTTACAACAATCGAAGAAAGTTTTGTTAAACTTACGGCAATTCCGCATGACAGGGATCACCTTAAGCCCTTTTTTCATAGCTGGAGTCAAACCAACAACAGTGCAGTTACCGTTGCCGGATTGAGTAACCGCATGACGATGCTGATTCATAAAAATATACCTGTACCAGATGAAGCACAGCTTTTCAGGTCGGTGGCAAGCTTAAACAGAATTGTTGATGAAGACCTGGCTGTTGTTGGAAAAGTACTGCACTCTGACCTGTTTTATACCATGGCTACAAATACCTGTGGCGATGATGGATGGTTGTTGAGGCAATACCTTGATCCAAGTGCCCGTGCTTTTAAATATTGGAAAGATCAGAATTCGCTGCGCAACAAAGATTTATTGATCGGTCTTTTAACCACGTTGGTGCATGAGATTTATACACATGGCGAGGTAGAGTTTATATTACCAAAATTTACGCGTTGGCTGGAAGATGATTTTGGCTTTGATAAAGATACCCTAAAACATACTTTGGCCTGGATAACCGTTCACTGTGGACCAACTGAGAAAAACCATTTCTTTTATGCCGTTAATGCCATCAATTATTATGTTAAGGCAATGGACGTAAATTTGGCTGATTACGACTTAAGCGAAATTGTTGCCGATTATTTAAGTAAAAAAGCGGCCGTAATGGAAACCATTAGCGCTAGTTTAGAACCGGTATTGGCAGATGAAATTGCATAA
- a CDS encoding glycosyltransferase family 2 protein: MTHAIIIPLFNKAAYVSQTLNSLIRQSKLPDELIIVDDLSTDNSLSIVHDFLRNNISAFGNCRIQVIELTENKGPGNARNIGFAATNCELVSFLDADDEYHPKLLQIASSAFRVHQLDFMVLNIIFMPGNEIYPDLEPLKKYLEPLDADLYLIKDPLTAVSSPHFIMGVGSNVITRSKWIASNRYQAEAQLNEGIDFWYRVLKGILNSVPGKIALQTGGYLYVNEVHGSLSRKKYDHFKQIELPPVILRYVNSKDRHDRLLMGMIGERWYKHALQNLPSNIQKVRFLWHYRSFLPKYVGYLLIKR; encoded by the coding sequence ATGACACATGCCATCATTATACCGCTGTTTAATAAAGCGGCTTATGTTAGCCAAACCTTAAATTCACTCATCCGGCAAAGTAAACTGCCGGATGAGTTGATTATTGTCGACGACTTAAGTACAGATAATAGCCTTTCTATTGTTCATGATTTTTTGCGTAATAATATTTCTGCCTTTGGCAATTGCAGGATACAGGTAATTGAACTCACAGAGAATAAAGGCCCGGGTAATGCACGAAATATTGGTTTTGCCGCTACCAATTGTGAGTTAGTTAGTTTTTTAGATGCCGATGATGAATATCATCCAAAGTTACTGCAAATAGCATCATCTGCATTTAGAGTGCATCAGCTCGATTTTATGGTCCTCAATATCATTTTTATGCCGGGCAATGAAATATATCCCGATCTGGAGCCGCTAAAAAAGTACCTGGAACCGCTTGATGCAGATCTATACCTGATTAAAGATCCTTTAACGGCAGTTAGCTCGCCACATTTTATAATGGGGGTTGGCAGTAATGTGATTACAAGAAGTAAATGGATCGCCTCTAACCGATACCAGGCCGAAGCACAATTAAATGAAGGAATCGATTTTTGGTACCGGGTACTAAAAGGAATACTGAACTCGGTGCCGGGTAAAATAGCCTTGCAAACCGGAGGTTATCTTTATGTCAACGAGGTACACGGGAGCTTATCGCGGAAAAAATATGATCATTTTAAGCAAATCGAATTGCCCCCGGTAATTTTGAGGTATGTAAACAGTAAGGATAGGCACGACCGCCTGTTAATGGGCATGATCGGTGAACGCTGGTATAAACACGCTTTACAAAATTTGCCATCAAATATCCAAAAAGTACGCTTTTTATGGCATTATCGCAGTTTTTTGCCAAAATACGTTGGTTATCTGCTCATCAAAAGATAA
- a CDS encoding AMP-binding protein, translated as MINPLLNQYYQIVRQSELFKSYYLRYDDYQNAPLIGKKELITQLNNNFDLHSEKQGVYLVRSGGSTQKPLVFPVDIVENLEQRAVLASALKQAEIFIPKTIALNMFGYMDMYRTAAIMDDLLERCSATTLVAGASLPYEDACRMAQNFKPNLLLGTPSKLFLFAQYLKKHQLSLSITNLLFGGEFLPPSHIKLFEDVFGTRQIYSLYGSAETGIWAWCDYSRSPSLFRVIDGLVVEPNSPDADGYGSLLVSNLFRKRFPIFRYNTGDIGKWVKVDDQVYLELKGRSSNSFMFNECNYELDDFNAVLTDVERFQIQITPHEGHTAIRFILIADVTNNDKAAYIELKLKEINKVFGYKVKNLEVLAGEDLNLYINATTGKTPVIVDHRI; from the coding sequence ATGATTAATCCCCTCCTTAACCAATATTACCAGATTGTTAGGCAGTCAGAACTTTTCAAATCCTATTACCTTCGTTACGACGATTATCAAAATGCGCCTTTAATAGGCAAAAAAGAATTGATTACTCAGTTAAACAATAATTTTGATCTTCATAGCGAAAAACAAGGAGTTTATTTGGTTCGTTCTGGCGGATCTACACAAAAACCATTGGTTTTTCCAGTAGATATTGTAGAAAATCTCGAGCAGCGCGCCGTACTCGCTTCCGCATTAAAGCAAGCTGAGATATTTATCCCAAAAACCATTGCACTCAATATGTTTGGTTATATGGATATGTACCGTACGGCCGCAATTATGGATGATTTATTGGAAAGATGCAGTGCAACCACCCTGGTGGCGGGTGCAAGTTTACCCTATGAAGATGCCTGCCGGATGGCTCAAAATTTTAAGCCCAATTTATTGCTAGGTACACCTTCAAAACTATTCCTTTTTGCGCAATACCTTAAAAAACATCAGCTTAGTTTATCCATTACAAATCTTTTGTTTGGTGGCGAGTTTTTGCCGCCCTCACACATTAAACTTTTCGAGGATGTTTTTGGAACCAGGCAGATCTATTCATTATACGGTTCTGCCGAAACAGGGATATGGGCCTGGTGCGATTATAGCCGGTCGCCATCATTATTCAGGGTGATTGACGGCCTGGTTGTGGAGCCAAACTCCCCTGATGCCGATGGTTATGGTTCCCTCCTGGTGAGCAATCTATTCCGTAAGCGTTTTCCCATTTTTAGGTACAATACAGGCGATATCGGTAAATGGGTTAAAGTTGATGATCAAGTTTATCTTGAATTAAAAGGGAGATCATCCAATTCTTTTATGTTTAATGAGTGTAACTATGAACTGGATGATTTTAACGCAGTTTTAACAGATGTAGAACGGTTTCAGATACAGATTACACCTCATGAGGGGCATACCGCTATAAGATTTATCCTGATCGCCGATGTAACTAATAACGATAAAGCAGCCTATATTGAATTAAAACTTAAGGAAATAAATAAGGTATTCGGCTACAAGGTGAAAAATTTAGAAGTTTTAGCTGGTGAGGATTTAAACCTTTATATCAATGCCACTACTGGTAAAACACCTGTCATTGTCGATCATAGAATTTAG
- a CDS encoding winged helix-turn-helix transcriptional regulator: MTENHCELGHKKEIMAVHDAMDVLSGKWKISIISSICYYNKRRFSDILNDVQGISNKMLSKELKELEINKLVKRTVLDTQPISVQYQLTEYGMTLKTIINDLTAWGLEHRKVIIGK; encoded by the coding sequence ATGACTGAAAATCATTGCGAATTAGGGCACAAAAAAGAGATCATGGCGGTCCACGATGCGATGGACGTGCTGAGCGGGAAATGGAAAATCTCCATCATTTCATCTATCTGTTATTATAACAAAAGAAGATTTTCTGATATTTTAAATGATGTACAGGGAATATCAAATAAAATGCTGAGTAAAGAATTAAAAGAGCTGGAGATCAATAAATTGGTAAAAAGGACTGTATTGGATACCCAGCCCATATCTGTTCAATACCAGCTAACAGAATATGGCATGACGCTGAAAACCATTATTAACGATCTTACAGCCTGGGGACTGGAACATCGCAAGGTAATTATTGGCAAATAA
- a CDS encoding SDR family oxidoreductase, with product MNLQKANAEINSPKLNTVVADTSKLADISILEKAIAERGDKVDVLFLNAGIATFEPIENVTEANFDAQFNTNVKGHFFTLQKLLPHLADGAAVLFTSSTVATAANVGASLYSATKGALNKIAQIAANELAGRKIRVNIVSPGPVATPGLENALPAEAKELLAGATALQRLGNPDEIAKTVLFLASDAASFITGTEIVADGGYLNYALK from the coding sequence ATCAATCTCCAAAAAGCTAATGCAGAAATAAATAGCCCAAAATTAAATACCGTAGTAGCCGATACTTCAAAACTTGCAGACATTTCTATCCTGGAGAAAGCAATTGCCGAAAGGGGCGACAAAGTAGATGTTCTTTTCCTAAATGCAGGGATTGCCACATTTGAACCAATAGAAAATGTTACCGAGGCAAATTTCGACGCACAATTCAATACTAATGTAAAAGGTCATTTTTTTACGTTGCAAAAGTTACTTCCTCATTTAGCTGATGGAGCGGCGGTTTTGTTTACATCTTCAACAGTAGCAACAGCCGCAAATGTAGGAGCCAGCTTATATTCTGCAACCAAAGGGGCATTGAATAAAATTGCTCAAATTGCAGCAAACGAACTTGCAGGTAGGAAAATCCGTGTAAACATTGTTAGCCCTGGGCCAGTGGCAACACCTGGTTTGGAAAATGCTTTACCAGCAGAAGCAAAAGAACTATTAGCGGGTGCTACAGCTTTGCAAAGACTCGGTAATCCTGATGAAATTGCGAAAACAGTATTATTCCTGGCTTCTGATGCGGCAAGTTTTATTACAGGAACAGAGATTGTGGCAGATGGCGGTTACCTTAACTATGCATTAAAATAA